The genomic interval CCCGGCGCAGTTGCGGATTCGGGCTGGCCAGCACTTCTTCCTGGCACATCAGTTTCAGGTCGCCCTGGGGGCAGGCATAGCTGCGCTTGCCGATTTCGGGGAATTCCTTGCCGAGGCGAATTTGCACGAGCCGGTTCTCGGCCGACCAGGTGGCCATCATCGAGGCGCGCAGGCCGGCACTGTTCGAGGCCAGGCTACCTACCGCGCGCAGGCCGGCGCCGAGCGCGGTGCCGACGATAACGAGCGCCACCAGCACCTCGAGCAGGGTAAAGCCCTGGATTGTCGCCAGGCGTGGGCAGGGAGACAGCATCTTTATTCCACAGTGAAATGGCCGACGCCATCGGCGCGGATCGCCACGCGGTTGTCGCCGCTGGCCAGGGTCAGGACGAAGGGTTTGTCGACCGGTTCGCGGCCGAAGGTGACGCGCACGATGTCACCGGTTCCGGTACCAGCCGTGGGCGGATCGAGCAGCAGCCGGATCGGTGCATGGCGGAAGG from Massilia sp. Se16.2.3 carries:
- the gspI gene encoding type II secretion system minor pseudopilin GspI → MLSPCPRLATIQGFTLLEVLVALVIVGTALGAGLRAVGSLASNSAGLRASMMATWSAENRLVQIRLGKEFPEIGKRSYACPQGDLKLMCQEEVLASPNPQLRRVEVSVFDLDRPDRRILKLVQLVLRPRP